The following proteins are co-located in the Flavobacterium sp. CECT 9288 genome:
- a CDS encoding response regulator translates to MTIEALAKIKFNNNILIVDDHPFIIEGYKNAITRYKTDEYTFMIDQAKNCETAYDIITNPETAPFDIAFLDISMPPFESKNIFSGEDLAKLLQTYMPNCKIILLTMYTELLKIKTIVKTINPAGLIVKNDLNFEVLIFAIDTIINNKKYYSDSIISMLELVDADAVEIDVFDKQILFHLSKGTKKSDFPQYIPLSAGAIERRKKDLMLLLKIESGLDKDLVQEAKAKGLLY, encoded by the coding sequence ATGACAATTGAAGCCCTAGCTAAAATTAAATTTAATAATAATATTTTAATCGTAGATGATCACCCTTTTATAATTGAAGGGTATAAGAATGCTATTACTCGTTACAAAACCGATGAATACACATTCATGATTGATCAAGCTAAAAACTGTGAAACAGCCTATGATATTATTACTAATCCAGAAACGGCTCCTTTTGATATTGCTTTCCTTGACATCAGTATGCCTCCTTTTGAAAGTAAAAATATTTTCTCAGGTGAGGATTTAGCTAAGTTACTCCAAACATACATGCCAAATTGTAAAATTATTTTACTAACTATGTATACTGAATTATTGAAAATCAAAACGATTGTTAAAACCATCAATCCAGCTGGTTTGATTGTAAAAAATGATCTTAATTTTGAAGTTTTGATTTTTGCAATTGACACGATTATCAACAATAAAAAATACTATAGTGATTCTATTATAAGTATGTTGGAATTAGTAGATGCAGATGCTGTTGAGATAGACGTTTTTGACAAACAAATATTATTTCATTTGTCTAAGGGAACAAAAAAAAGTGATTTTCCACAATACATCCCCTTATCAGCAGGTGCAATTGAGAGAAGAAAGAAAGATTTAATGTTACTCTTAAAAATTGAAAGCGGTTTAGATAAAGATTTGGTTCAAGAGGCTAAAGCCAAAGGTTTGTTATATTAA
- a CDS encoding ATP-binding protein, with the protein MKPTFYIILLFLILGVSCTQKKTVSKNEEIQKDSLEFFFSLANDFDLSIDQRQQYIQKASTIVYLQNNDSVYRSNLFKIANRYYNLDRFEDYKKTVKLILKKSKLQQDTRNVAKGNVYLGDYYLLKERADSAFYYYNEAENKYVELNDTYNVALTMLNKATLQYTESDFLGAEMAIFKVLKIIKNKNFNDILYNSYNLLGQIYNELEDYNNSIEYHNKALGSIDDNFMKSFAQPKATSFNNIGAVYQNKKDFRKSKKYFEKGLLERNIIKDKPALFAMLLNNLAYTKFQLNEKEGLPQLFFQSLRIRDSLQITTGIIASKINISEYFLSKKDTLKALQFAKEALYLSKKANNSRSILNSLKQLSLVDPKNTAYYSKEYIVISERRQKSDRAIGNKFSRIEYETEEVIEKNDYLTTKNRNLLYGLISFGVVALLLYLVLNQRNRNKVLLYKQRQQKANEDIYNLMISQQSTIDLGRVKEKKRVAQELHDGVLGRIFGLRINLDTLNQFDDSNAIKKRNEYLVELRNIEQDLREISHDLSRENKELINNFVVILHNLLEEQRKTFSTNLHASIDNAIDWDAISNSIKINIYRIVQESLQNINKYAHANSIHVKCLKNEDQLILEIIDDGIGFNTIKAKKGIGLQNIRSRALDCNGTAIINSIISKGTHIIITIHLV; encoded by the coding sequence TTGAAGCCTACTTTTTATATTATTCTTTTGTTTCTTATCTTGGGTGTGAGCTGCACTCAAAAAAAGACAGTTTCTAAAAATGAGGAGATACAAAAAGATAGTTTAGAGTTTTTTTTCTCGTTGGCTAATGATTTTGATTTATCTATAGATCAAAGACAGCAATACATACAAAAAGCCTCAACTATAGTTTACCTTCAAAATAATGATTCTGTTTACCGATCAAATTTATTTAAGATAGCAAATCGATATTATAACTTAGATCGTTTTGAGGACTATAAAAAAACAGTCAAACTCATTTTAAAAAAATCAAAACTGCAGCAGGATACTCGTAATGTTGCAAAAGGCAATGTCTATTTAGGGGATTATTACTTATTGAAAGAACGGGCTGATAGTGCCTTCTATTATTATAATGAAGCAGAAAACAAATATGTAGAATTAAACGATACCTATAATGTTGCGTTAACTATGCTTAATAAAGCCACTTTACAGTATACTGAGAGTGATTTTCTTGGAGCTGAAATGGCTATTTTTAAGGTTTTAAAAATTATAAAGAACAAGAATTTCAATGATATTTTATATAATTCATACAACCTTCTTGGACAAATTTATAACGAACTTGAGGATTATAATAATTCCATTGAATATCATAATAAGGCTTTGGGGAGTATAGATGATAATTTTATGAAATCATTTGCTCAACCCAAAGCAACCTCATTTAATAATATTGGAGCTGTCTATCAAAATAAAAAGGATTTTCGCAAATCTAAAAAGTATTTTGAAAAAGGTCTGTTAGAAAGAAATATAATAAAAGATAAGCCTGCATTATTTGCTATGCTGTTAAATAATTTAGCCTATACTAAATTTCAACTTAATGAGAAAGAGGGATTGCCTCAATTGTTTTTTCAATCTTTAAGGATAAGAGACAGTTTGCAAATTACTACAGGTATTATTGCAAGTAAAATTAATATTTCAGAGTATTTTTTGTCAAAAAAGGATACTCTAAAAGCTTTACAATTTGCTAAAGAAGCATTGTATTTATCTAAAAAAGCAAACAATTCTCGTAGTATATTAAATTCATTAAAGCAATTATCTTTAGTAGATCCTAAAAATACAGCATATTATAGTAAGGAATATATTGTAATTAGTGAAAGGAGACAAAAATCAGATCGAGCGATAGGGAATAAATTTTCAAGAATTGAATACGAAACGGAAGAAGTCATTGAAAAGAATGACTATTTAACCACTAAAAACAGGAATTTATTATACGGTTTGATTTCATTTGGAGTTGTTGCATTGTTGTTGTATCTTGTTTTAAATCAGAGAAATAGGAATAAGGTTTTACTCTACAAACAAAGGCAACAAAAAGCTAATGAAGATATTTACAATTTAATGATTTCGCAACAGAGTACCATAGACTTAGGTCGGGTTAAAGAAAAGAAAAGAGTAGCTCAAGAGTTGCACGATGGGGTTTTGGGTAGAATATTTGGTCTTAGGATAAACTTAGACACCTTGAACCAATTTGATGATTCAAATGCTATTAAAAAACGAAATGAATACTTAGTAGAACTGCGTAACATTGAGCAAGATTTGCGGGAAATATCACATGATTTAAGCAGAGAGAATAAAGAGTTGATCAATAATTTTGTAGTTATTTTACACAATCTTCTTGAAGAACAAAGAAAAACTTTTTCTACAAATTTACACGCAAGTATTGACAATGCTATTGATTGGGACGCTATAAGTAATTCTATCAAAATCAATATTTATAGAATTGTGCAAGAAAGTTTACAAAACATAAATAAATATGCACATGCTAATTCCATCCATGTGAAGTGTTTAAAAAATGAGGATCAACTAATTTTAGAAATTATTGATGATGGAATTGGTTTTAACACAATCAAAGCAAAAAAAGGAATAGGTTTGCAGAATATCAGGTCAAGAGCCTTAGATTGTAATGGGACAGCAATAATTAATTCTATAATTAGTAAAGGGACCCATATTATAATTACAATACATTTAGTATAA
- the thiL gene encoding thiamine-phosphate kinase, whose translation MIEDKNPQRTSIAQLGEFGLIDHLTKNFEITQASTLKGIGDDAAVLDFKDKKVVVSTDLLIEGVHFDLAYMPLKHLGYKAVVVNVSDICAMNAKATQITVSVAVSNRFPLEALEELFDGITHAAAEYKVDVIGGDTTSSQKGLIISITAIGEANEEEIVYRNGAKETDLLVVTGDIGAAYMGLQVLEREKQVFQVNPNNQPDLDAYTYLIERQLKPEARKDVRTLLHALEVKPTAMIDISDGLSSEIMHICKQSKVGCNLYEDKLPIDPQFINVCEEFNIDSTTVAINGGEDYELLFTISIQDFEKIKANPNFTIIGHMTQESEGIHLITRANTKITLKARGWDALSE comes from the coding sequence ATGATAGAAGATAAAAACCCACAACGCACCAGCATTGCTCAACTAGGAGAATTTGGACTAATAGATCACTTGACAAAAAACTTCGAAATTACACAAGCTTCTACTCTAAAAGGAATTGGGGATGACGCAGCTGTTTTAGACTTCAAGGACAAAAAAGTGGTAGTGTCTACTGACTTGTTAATTGAAGGAGTGCATTTTGATTTGGCTTACATGCCCTTAAAACATTTAGGATATAAAGCTGTTGTAGTCAATGTTTCGGATATTTGTGCCATGAATGCTAAGGCAACTCAAATAACCGTTTCGGTTGCGGTTTCTAACAGATTTCCACTAGAAGCTCTTGAAGAATTATTTGACGGTATTACACATGCCGCTGCAGAATACAAAGTTGATGTGATTGGTGGAGATACTACCTCATCTCAAAAAGGATTGATCATAAGTATTACAGCTATTGGCGAAGCCAATGAAGAGGAAATCGTATATAGAAATGGGGCTAAGGAAACTGATTTACTGGTTGTAACAGGTGATATTGGCGCTGCTTATATGGGTTTACAAGTCCTAGAGAGAGAGAAACAAGTGTTTCAAGTGAATCCAAATAATCAACCTGACTTAGACGCTTATACTTATTTGATAGAACGTCAATTAAAGCCTGAAGCCCGAAAAGATGTACGCACCTTATTGCACGCCTTAGAAGTAAAACCTACCGCAATGATTGATATATCAGATGGATTATCATCAGAGATCATGCACATTTGCAAACAATCAAAAGTAGGTTGTAATTTATATGAAGATAAATTACCTATTGACCCACAGTTTATAAATGTTTGCGAAGAATTTAATATTGATAGCACAACAGTAGCCATTAACGGCGGCGAAGATTACGAATTGTTATTTACAATTTCGATTCAAGATTTTGAGAAAATAAAAGCCAATCCTAACTTTACAATTATTGGTCACATGACTCAAGAAAGTGAAGGCATTCATTTAATTACCCGTGCAAATACCAAGATTACACTCAAAGCCCGTGGATGGGATGCTTTAAGTGAATAA